Genomic window (Leptospira bouyouniensis):
CTTTTTCATCTTTAATCTCTTCTATTGCCAAGCACAAAGAGAAGATAAAATCAAAGAGACACAAAATCAATGTTTGCAAACGATGTATGTTGCGAGTTTGAATGCAGGCCGCACAGGTTTTAGTGGGAGTTTTCAATTTTTAGGATCATGTTCTGCTTCTTCCAATTATAGCCCATCTTGTATCGAATCCTATGCTGTCACACGAGAAGAACTTACCTGTCTTCCTGGTTATACAAAATCCAGTGCCAAATGTTCGACTCAAAACCTAGTCGGTGTTTGTCGATACCAACCAAATGGTGATACGACAAAAGTAAATACCATTGTCTATGTTAAACCCAACGATACTAAAGAGTTTGCCATGACAGATTGCCAAAACATAGCGACAGGTTCCATTTTCACTGAAACATATTTTAACCCAACGGATCGAACCACATCTTTAGATACGATCCTAACCAATGGATATCTTTGTGTTGATCGAGCACAAAAAAATTAATGGATACCACTTAAATTTTAAGAATTGAAATTATGAAATTTCGCATGATTACATTTTGTAATTTCATAATTTCAATAAAGTCATCATGATTAATCTTATCTAATCATTCATAAATTTCTTATTTTCAAATAATGATTACAGCTTTTTCTTCAAATTTCATTCTTTTGAATTTTTATCATTTTTATCTTGGATTTTTTTCCACACAAGAATGACTAAATCCTTAAGTTTTGTAGTATTTAATGCCTCATTATTTTCTATTTTGATGTTGAATTTATTCTCGATTTCCAAAATAATTTCTACATCAGCCATAGAGTCAAATTTCCAAAAAAAACTTAAGTTTTTCGAGAAATCATCCTCATCGGAAATTCGTGATAAATCAGCATCTAAATATTTTTCCAATATTTCCTTAACATCTATAACAATATCTTCCGGTATATGTAGTGACTTAAAATATTTTTCATAGAATGATTTTGCATCCAATTTCATTCTTCCGGAAAATACTTTCTCAATTTTTCGTTTTTTCGACCAACCTTCATAAACGGTGAATAAAATAAAAAATAATGTTATAAATACAATTATCAAAAATATATTAATAAAAATATGCATCATATTATTCAATTACTATGATCATCATTTTAAAATTACAAAGCAAGGATTCCTTGAGTAATAATCATTATTGAACAAATGACGCATTACAGCTTATAACAAACCTTCAATGACCTTTGCCTTTTTAGTGGTAAGTAAAAATGGACGACCGAAGGAATTAATGAGTTCTCCATCAGGATCCACACCTGCAGCCTTGTAAATTGTAGCAACGAGGTCCCGAACATGGACGGCTTCATTTGGTTTTATTGCCTTGCCCCCCAATTCATCTGTTTCACCCCAAACAAATCCCTTTTGGAAGGGACCACCACCAATGAGTGTGGACCAAACTTTTGGATGATGGTCACGACCATCCCGAGATCCGACATCAGGTGTCCTTCCGAACTCACTTGTTAAAACAAATAACGTTTGTTTGATGAGACCTGTTTGGTTGAGGTCTTCTAATAGAGCCGCAATTCCCATATCGGTTTCTTTCATAATCTTTGTGATTTGGGCTTTGTTCCCTGTATGAGTGTCCCAACCACCGATAGAAATATGTATAAATGGTACTTCTTGTTTGGCGAGTCGTTTGGCAAGTAACATCGCTTTTCCTTGCCAAGTGGTACCATACCTGACTCTTGTTTTTTCATCTTCCAAACTAATGCGAAAACTATCGATGTCTTTAGAATTACGAAATTCTTCGGCGGCGGTTAACATCTTTTTCCAATTCATTGCTTCTTTTGTTGGATAGTTTTTGGAAAATTCTTCATTCATAAACGAAACTAAATCCTTCCTTCGAAGGATTCGTTCTTCTGAAAACTTACCATGAGATGGATTCAAATGTTGAATGGGTTCATCCACATTGCCAACATGATAGCCTGAATAATTGATTCCTAAAAATCCAGAATTTCCATTTTTACCACCCCTACCACCGATTGTCACATAACTTGGGAAATACGATGATTTGACTTTCGATTTTTTTGCATAAGCGATGACAGATCCAAAATGGGGAATGTCTGGAAATCCCATAGCTTCAGTCATTCGATACCCGGTCCCCAGTAACATCTGTGCAAATCCATGGTCACCTTCTTCACTCCAAGTGGATCTAATGATTCCGATCGAATGCAGTTGTTTAGCGGTAAGGGAAAATGGTTCAAGAACTGAAAGCCCCGAAATACTTGAGTTCACTTTGGAAAAGGCACTATTTGGTTTTGGGTCAAGTGTGTCCACATGACTCATTCCCCCCATCATCTCGATGAAAATCACTGTCTTTACTTTGGATGGAAGCGCAATGGATTCTTGTTCCTTTTCTTCTTCTTCTGATCGAAGTGAAACAAAAGGATTTTGGGATAATAAAAGGGATCCCATTCCAAGGCTTAAAATTGATTTTTGTAAAAATTCTTTGCGGTGCATGATGATTCCTTAATTCACGTGTTGAAATTCCTGGCTATTCAGGAGAGCCCAAAAGATATCTTGTAACAGTTCTTTATCAAAAACATTGTCTGGTTTTACTTGGTAGGATTTGATTTTTTCCCATTCCCCTTTTGTGGGAAGGCGCCCAAGGAGACGAAAGTATAAATTTTGTACTACTTGGTTCATTGACTTTTTTTCATCAAATTCAGCTTTCACAAGAGATTGGTTGCTTCCAAAATCCCAAACAAGTTTGCCAACAACTCTCCCATTCATTAGAGTTAACATTTGTTCAATGGTTAACTCAGAAATATCATCGGATATATCAACTCTTTGCCCAGAACCAAACACAGCGAGTAAAGAATGGTATGGTGCAGGTCGTTCTACTTCTACTGCATTTGTAAATTCTTTCAAATTATCTAAAGGTATCCGCA
Coding sequences:
- a CDS encoding acyl carrier protein — its product is MKLDAKSFYEKYFKSLHIPEDIVIDVKEILEKYLDADLSRISDEDDFSKNLSFFWKFDSMADVEIILEIENKFNIKIENNEALNTTKLKDLVILVWKKIQDKNDKNSKE
- a CDS encoding DUF1501 domain-containing protein codes for the protein MHRKEFLQKSILSLGMGSLLLSQNPFVSLRSEEEEKEQESIALPSKVKTVIFIEMMGGMSHVDTLDPKPNSAFSKVNSSISGLSVLEPFSLTAKQLHSIGIIRSTWSEEGDHGFAQMLLGTGYRMTEAMGFPDIPHFGSVIAYAKKSKVKSSYFPSYVTIGGRGGKNGNSGFLGINYSGYHVGNVDEPIQHLNPSHGKFSEERILRRKDLVSFMNEEFSKNYPTKEAMNWKKMLTAAEEFRNSKDIDSFRISLEDEKTRVRYGTTWQGKAMLLAKRLAKQEVPFIHISIGGWDTHTGNKAQITKIMKETDMGIAALLEDLNQTGLIKQTLFVLTSEFGRTPDVGSRDGRDHHPKVWSTLIGGGPFQKGFVWGETDELGGKAIKPNEAVHVRDLVATIYKAAGVDPDGELINSFGRPFLLTTKKAKVIEGLL